In one Nicotiana sylvestris chromosome 8, ASM39365v2, whole genome shotgun sequence genomic region, the following are encoded:
- the LOC104249031 gene encoding uncharacterized protein — MTGLRTSTVADKLHTNPMCPPVKEKLRKFKTNMSLKIKEEVIKQIKAKVLRVFEYPTWLANIMPFPKKDGKVRSLHSTIFKMQMKDAATSWTEECQKAFNKIQEYLTKQPVLVPPKPGKPLLLYLSTLDGAFGYVLGQHDETIRKEHAIYYMSKKFTPYEARYSLLECTCNVLTWIAQKLRHYICAYTTYLISWMDPLKYIFQKPMPTGEDITEAYDSWRMFFDGAENFKGVGIRVVLVSETGQYYLVFAKLRFPCTNDMAEYEACIFRIKLAIDINVQELLVIGDSDLLVHQIYADMTGVSPNELNATSSMWPFSAWDMDVIGLIEPTASNGVPESIITDNAANLNSDPMKAMCETFKIRHKNSTSYRPQMNGVVEAANKNIKKILRKTVDNYKQWQEKLPFAFLGYYITVLTSTGATHYLLVYGTEVVIPAEVEIHSLRIIQEAELSNAEWVQSCYEQLALIYRKKMNVICHDQLYQNRMARAFNKKVRLKQFTQGQLVLKRIFPYQDQAKGKFSPNWQGPYLFHRVLTGGTLILVEMDKEI; from the exons atgACTGGTTTGAGAACATCCACAGTGGCTGACAAGCTACacactaatcccatgtgtccaccggtaaaggagaagctcagaaagttcaagacgaatatgagtttgaagataaaagaagaggtcatcaagcaaatcaaagccaaggttcttagAGTGTTCGAATACCCAACTTGGTTGGCAAACATTATGCCAtttccaaagaaagatgggaaagttaga tcgcttcatagcacaatcttcAAGATGCAGATGAAAGATGCTGCAACAAGCTGGACTGAAGAATGCCagaaagccttcaacaaaatccAGGAGTATCTAACTAAACAACCTGTTCTGGTCCCACCAAAACCAGGAAAACCTCTACTACTTTATTTGTCCACATTGGACGGAGCCTTTGGTtatgttctgggacaacatgatgaaactaTAAGAAAGGAGCATGCGATATATTAtatgagcaagaaattcacgccTTACGAAGCCCGATACTCTTTGCTGGAATGCACCTGCAATGTTTTGACATggatagctcagaagttgaggcattacatATGTGCAtacaccacatatctcatatcatgGATGGACCCACTaaaatacatctttcagaaaccaatgcccacgG gagaagatatCACCGAGGCATATGatagttggagaatgttcttcgacggagctgaaaacttcaaaggagtgggtatcAGAGTTGTCTTAGTATCAGAGACCGGCCAATACTATCTGGTCTTCGCAAAACTCAGGTTTCCATGTACCAAtgatatggcagaatatgaggcttgcatctttAGGATTAAATTGGCCATTGACATAAATGTTCAGGAGCTACTGGTTATCGGAGATTCAGATCTCTTGGTGCACCAG ATATATGCTGACATGACAGGAGTATCACCCAATGAACTCAACGCAACAAGCTCAATGTGGCCTTTCTCTGCTTGGGATATGGATGTCATCGGCCTAATAGAACCcactgcttcaaatgg AGtaccagagtcaatcatcactgacaacgccgccaatctcaacagtgatccgatgaaggccatgtgtgaaacattcaagatcaggCATAAGAACTCCACATCATACAGGCCGCAAATGAACGGAGTCGTAGAAgctgccaataagaacatcaagaagatattgaggaaaacgGTAGACAATTACAAACAATGGCAAGAGAAGCTACCATTTGCTTTCCTTGGATATTATATCACAGTTCTCACATCAACAGGTGCAACTCACTACCTACTGGTTTACGGTACTGAAGTGGTTATTCCTGCCGAAGTAGAAATCCATTCtctaagaatcatacaagaagctgagctcagcAATGCAGAATGGGTACAAAGCTGCTATGAACAACTAGCTCTCATTTATAGGAAAAAAATGAATGTGATATGTCACGATCAACTCTACCAGAATAGAATGgcaagagctttcaacaaaaaggtcagGCTAAAGCAATTCACACAGGGGCAATTGGTGCTAAAGAGAATCTTCCCATACCAGGatcaagccaaggggaagttctcacccaactggcaaggtccctacTTGTTTCAtcgagtactaacaggaggaacacttatacttgtagaaatggacaaAGAGATTTga